Proteins from one Paracoccus aminovorans genomic window:
- the tnpC gene encoding IS66 family transposase, which translates to MLSQTLTLPEDREELRSFTARLLAEVKAQAILIEKLRHQLAGHRAHRFGASSEAAEQLRLALETSEIAAAAMTARMKLPDIEEKDKPKRRPIPDHIPRMEVELTPGADACAECGGRLRRIGEDMTEELEYVPGRFIVNRIVRPRLTCACCERLVQAALPSRPIERGRPGPGLLAHVLVSKYADHLPLYRQSQIFDREGLDLDRSTLADWVGKSTALLEPLADAIGRHVLSAEAIFTDDTSVSMLAPGTGKTQTARLWTYARDERPWGGTAPPAAWYRFSGDRKGQHPKDHLARFRGWMHADGYAGFEDLYRSGAIREVACMAHVRRKFVDIHRSQGSPIAEEAIGRIAQLYAVEKEARGSPPDRRADLRRTHAAPVFDGLEAWLAMQLTTISGKSPLAVAIRYALTRMERLRPYLDHGILELDNNTAERGMRAIALGRKNYLFVGSEAGGKAAAITYTLIETAKLNAVNPHAWLADTLARIPDYKITKVDDLLPWRWNG; encoded by the coding sequence ATGCTCAGTCAGACCTTGACCTTGCCGGAGGACCGCGAAGAACTGCGCAGTTTCACCGCGCGGCTGCTGGCCGAGGTGAAGGCGCAGGCGATCCTGATCGAGAAGCTCCGGCACCAGTTGGCCGGGCACCGGGCGCACCGGTTCGGGGCGTCGTCCGAGGCCGCCGAGCAGCTGCGATTGGCGCTCGAGACCAGCGAGATCGCCGCCGCCGCGATGACGGCGCGCATGAAGCTGCCCGACATCGAGGAGAAGGACAAACCCAAGCGCCGCCCGATCCCGGATCACATCCCGCGCATGGAAGTGGAATTGACACCCGGCGCCGATGCCTGTGCCGAGTGCGGCGGGCGTCTGCGCCGGATCGGCGAGGATATGACGGAGGAGCTGGAATATGTGCCGGGGCGGTTCATCGTGAACCGGATCGTGCGGCCTCGCCTGACCTGTGCCTGCTGTGAACGCCTCGTCCAGGCCGCGCTGCCCTCGCGCCCCATCGAGCGCGGCCGTCCGGGGCCGGGTTTGCTCGCTCATGTGCTGGTCAGCAAATATGCCGACCATCTGCCCCTCTATCGCCAGAGCCAGATCTTCGACCGTGAGGGGCTCGACCTCGACCGCTCGACCCTGGCCGACTGGGTTGGCAAGAGCACCGCCCTGCTGGAACCGCTGGCCGATGCCATCGGCCGCCATGTCCTGTCGGCCGAGGCGATCTTCACCGATGACACGTCCGTCAGCATGCTCGCTCCCGGCACCGGCAAGACACAGACCGCCCGGCTCTGGACCTATGCCCGCGACGAACGACCATGGGGTGGCACCGCCCCGCCCGCCGCCTGGTATCGGTTCTCCGGCGACCGCAAGGGCCAGCACCCGAAGGACCATCTCGCACGCTTCCGCGGCTGGATGCACGCCGATGGCTATGCCGGGTTCGAAGATCTCTACCGCTCCGGCGCGATCCGCGAGGTCGCCTGCATGGCCCATGTCCGGCGCAAGTTCGTCGACATCCATCGGTCGCAAGGCTCCCCGATCGCAGAAGAGGCCATCGGCCGGATCGCCCAACTCTACGCCGTCGAGAAGGAGGCCCGAGGATCGCCACCTGATCGTCGCGCCGATCTACGTCGCACGCATGCCGCCCCGGTCTTCGACGGCCTCGAAGCCTGGCTGGCCATGCAACTCACGACCATCTCTGGAAAATCCCCACTGGCAGTCGCCATCCGCTATGCCCTGACCCGCATGGAGCGCCTGCGCCCCTACCTCGACCACGGCATCCTGGAACTGGACAACAACACCGCCGAACGCGGCATGCGTGCCATCGCCCTCGGCCGGAAGAACTACCTCTTCGTCGGCTCCGAAGCAGGCGGCAAGGCCGCCGCCATCACCTACACCCTGATCGAAACCGCCAAACTCAACGCCGTCAATCCCCACGCCTGGCTCGCCGACACCCTAGCCCGCATCCCGGACTACAAGATCAC
- the ku gene encoding non-homologous end joining protein Ku, with translation MAPRAIWKGLLKIAEVSCPVALHTAASTSERIAFHTLNRATGHRVRRQFVDAATGKPVEKEDQVKGYEVGDGDYLILEPEEIAAAVPESDKTLAVASFVACKDIDDVYFDRPYYLTPADPTAQEAFALIREGMRRSKVAALAQAVLFRRVRTVLIRAHGSGMIATTLNFDYEVRPAAEAFRDIPATKIKGEMLELAEHIIATKAGEFDIAGFDDRYDASLAELVKAKLEGRRIAPKKQARRENVVDLMAALRESAGVAAKSKPAPRKKPASRQRKSG, from the coding sequence ATGGCCCCTCGGGCGATCTGGAAAGGCCTGCTGAAGATCGCCGAGGTCAGTTGCCCGGTGGCGCTGCACACCGCGGCCTCGACCTCGGAACGGATCGCCTTCCATACGCTGAACCGCGCCACCGGCCACCGGGTACGCCGGCAATTCGTGGACGCCGCCACCGGCAAGCCGGTCGAGAAGGAGGATCAGGTCAAGGGCTACGAGGTCGGCGACGGCGACTACCTGATCCTGGAGCCCGAGGAGATCGCCGCCGCCGTGCCAGAAAGCGACAAGACCCTGGCGGTCGCCAGTTTCGTCGCCTGCAAGGACATCGACGACGTCTATTTCGACCGCCCCTACTATCTGACCCCCGCCGACCCGACCGCCCAAGAGGCCTTCGCCCTGATCCGCGAGGGCATGCGGCGCAGCAAGGTCGCGGCCCTGGCGCAGGCGGTGCTGTTCCGACGCGTGCGGACGGTGCTGATCCGTGCCCACGGGTCCGGCATGATCGCCACCACGCTGAACTTCGACTATGAGGTGCGCCCGGCCGCCGAGGCCTTTCGCGACATCCCCGCTACCAAGATCAAGGGCGAGATGCTGGAGTTGGCCGAGCACATCATCGCGACCAAGGCGGGCGAATTCGACATCGCCGGTTTCGACGACCGCTACGACGCGTCGCTGGCCGAACTGGTCAAGGCCAAGCTCGAGGGCCGCCGCATCGCACCGAAGAAGCAGGCTCGGCGCGAGAATGTCGTGGACCTGATGGCGGCGCTGCGCGAAAGCGCGGGCGTGGCCGCCAAGTCGAAACCGGCGCCGCGGAAAAAGCCCGCGTCCCGCCAGCGCAAGAGCGGCTAA
- a CDS encoding DUF3008 family protein: MPAKSKAQQKAAGAALAAKRGETSKSELHEASKQMYESMSERELEEMASTKRKGKPEHKG; the protein is encoded by the coding sequence ATGCCTGCCAAATCCAAGGCGCAGCAAAAGGCCGCCGGCGCGGCCCTGGCCGCCAAGCGCGGCGAGACCAGCAAGAGCGAGCTGCACGAGGCCTCGAAGCAGATGTACGAGTCGATGAGCGAGCGCGAGCTGGAGGAAATGGCCAGCACCAAGCGCAAGGGCAAGCCCGAGCACAAGGGCTGA
- the tnpA gene encoding IS66-like element accessory protein TnpA: MNTPGQILVRRTKRLWTDEEKRSICFQTAAPGVSVAQVARRYAVNANMVFKWLRDPRYTPEPASVPSQPEGMRFLPVEIVAEAKAPATTPFAANHIEIELAGGHRMRISGSYDPEALARLIRSLTA; encoded by the coding sequence GTGAACACTCCGGGGCAGATTTTGGTTCGCAGGACGAAGCGGCTTTGGACGGACGAGGAGAAGCGGTCGATCTGTTTCCAGACGGCTGCGCCGGGCGTTTCGGTAGCTCAGGTTGCGCGGCGCTACGCGGTCAACGCGAACATGGTGTTCAAGTGGTTGCGCGATCCGCGCTATACGCCGGAGCCAGCGTCGGTTCCGTCCCAGCCCGAGGGGATGCGCTTTCTGCCTGTGGAGATCGTCGCTGAGGCGAAGGCGCCCGCGACAACGCCTTTCGCGGCGAACCATATCGAGATCGAACTGGCTGGCGGACACCGGATGCGGATCAGCGGCAGCTATGATCCCGAGGCGCTGGCGCGGCTGATCCGGAGCCTGACGGCGTGA
- a CDS encoding PRC-barrel domain-containing protein has translation MDHTTHTRLREDELTEAVLTGATVFGPDDERIGHVAHVHGSGTEAQVVIDVGGFLGIGAKPVAVPARDLDFMRDASNSVHAVSNWTKDALKEMPEHRD, from the coding sequence ATGGACCACACCACCCATACCCGCCTGCGCGAGGACGAGCTGACCGAGGCCGTCCTGACCGGGGCCACCGTCTTTGGCCCCGATGACGAAAGGATCGGCCATGTCGCCCATGTCCACGGCAGCGGAACCGAGGCGCAGGTCGTGATCGACGTCGGCGGCTTCCTGGGGATCGGCGCCAAGCCCGTCGCCGTCCCCGCGCGGGACCTGGATTTCATGCGCGACGCCAGCAACAGCGTGCATGCTGTCAGCAACTGGACCAAGGACGCGCTGAAAGAGATGCCCGAGCACCGGGATTAG
- the tnpB gene encoding IS66 family insertion sequence element accessory protein TnpB (TnpB, as the term is used for proteins encoded by IS66 family insertion elements, is considered an accessory protein, since TnpC, encoded by a neighboring gene, is a DDE family transposase.) translates to MIPVPANTRVWLAAGVADMSKGFAALAAQAETVLKQDQFAGHLFVFRGRRGDLVKVIWWDGQGACMFMKRLERGRFVWPSAKEGKVALTPAQLSMLLEGIDWRAPERTWRPLAAG, encoded by the coding sequence GTGATCCCGGTTCCCGCCAACACGCGGGTCTGGCTGGCGGCCGGGGTGGCCGACATGAGCAAGGGCTTTGCAGCCTTGGCCGCGCAGGCCGAGACGGTGCTGAAGCAGGACCAGTTCGCCGGGCATCTGTTCGTGTTCCGGGGCCGACGTGGAGATCTCGTGAAGGTGATCTGGTGGGATGGGCAAGGGGCCTGCATGTTCATGAAGCGCTTGGAGCGTGGTCGGTTCGTCTGGCCCTCGGCGAAGGAGGGCAAGGTGGCGCTGACGCCGGCGCAGTTGTCGATGCTCCTGGAAGGGATCGACTGGCGCGCTCCGGAACGGACCTGGCGGCCCTTGGCGGCGGGATAA
- a CDS encoding photosystem reaction center protein H, which translates to MKHLFVTTALAAALSVGAAQAQQTQTDPTPAPQDSAATAEAPVPTIAPPDGYVEGEVTLTTENLEGTTVYDASGDDIGTVHGLVFANGTTSMQDADAAPAPGGTAPETAPAAATSAGSTAGDTATPSATAPDTMGTVDSSTASPQASAPATDSESDNVASGTDTGENDRIDNVGSDATTVTPTDATTPPAQSATDTQPAGGMAGTEISHAIIDVGGFLGIGKHRVAVPVDDLVVYRKDTDLRIYLPWTKQQVEALPEFDEDGPAPAVQ; encoded by the coding sequence ATGAAACATCTGTTCGTCACCACCGCGCTTGCCGCCGCGCTGAGCGTGGGCGCCGCCCAGGCCCAGCAGACCCAGACCGACCCCACGCCGGCCCCGCAGGACAGCGCCGCGACCGCGGAGGCGCCGGTGCCGACCATCGCCCCGCCCGACGGCTATGTCGAAGGCGAGGTGACGCTGACCACCGAGAACCTGGAAGGCACCACCGTCTACGACGCCAGCGGCGACGATATCGGCACGGTGCATGGGCTGGTCTTTGCCAACGGCACCACCTCGATGCAGGACGCGGACGCCGCCCCGGCCCCCGGCGGCACCGCGCCCGAGACGGCGCCGGCCGCCGCCACCAGCGCCGGGTCGACCGCGGGCGATACCGCGACCCCCAGCGCGACGGCTCCGGATACCATGGGCACGGTCGACAGCAGCACCGCCAGCCCGCAGGCCAGCGCCCCCGCCACCGATTCCGAATCCGACAATGTCGCCAGCGGCACCGACACCGGCGAGAACGACCGCATCGACAATGTCGGCTCGGACGCGACCACGGTGACGCCCACCGACGCCACCACCCCGCCGGCGCAATCGGCGACCGACACGCAGCCGGCCGGCGGCATGGCCGGGACCGAGATCAGCCACGCCATCATCGACGTGGGCGGCTTCCTGGGCATCGGCAAACACCGCGTGGCGGTGCCGGTCGACGATCTCGTGGTCTATCGCAAGGATACCGATCTGCGCATCTACCTGCCCTGGACCAAGCAGCAGGTCGAGGCGCTGCCCGAATTCGACGAGGACGGCCCCGCTCCCGCCGTTCAGTAA